The following proteins come from a genomic window of Sorghum bicolor cultivar BTx623 chromosome 3, Sorghum_bicolor_NCBIv3, whole genome shotgun sequence:
- the LOC8086320 gene encoding probable L-type lectin-domain containing receptor kinase S.7: protein MAPTTSPVHHRRFLAPDTAAPLLLLLVVVLAPSSKAAETPISFSFPSFSLRNLTLLGGASLRADSVSLPPPSSHALFPLPLPFPPNASFSTSLLFAAPTSTHPASRLSFLLIPDPLTVGATAKNRSLPLEITLDASKGLVSAYSAGLRLAGNSTGAVGLRNGNGVGSWVIYDARRARLEVFLSHASVQPRTPALSSDAAGLGVRFSEFMFVGLEVSSDNASSGDGGFVVESWTFLTAGMPPVDTGTASRPAHSMSDSVPSTPATPGVTSLNLKGGRGRRRKLVLGLAVPLPIAFLGALMVFVVMYLKKWRWSTVVVNKGNGAKITGKPRQFMYQDLFSATNGFDPSMVVGCGGFGTVYKAVCPHSGVTYAVKRSKQSRESYNEFSAELTIIADLKHPNLVQLQGWCTERDELLLVYEFMSNGSLDEALHPCSGTELYVTLDWSQRYNIAVGIASAVAYLHEEHDKQVIHRDIKCSNILLDSCFSPRLGDFGLARLKDHDTSPRSTLAAGTLGYLAPEYLQMGKATEKSDVYSYGVVLLEICTGKRPIEREAPSSMNMLNIVDWVWNLHSEVKLLDAADPYLSGQYDNEQMMRLLLLGLSCVNPFSEERPVMRTVLGILKGKNELLPVPRKKPLLVFVSNVPVDLERVVSERNQSTVSSDLYELKIDLN, encoded by the coding sequence ATGGCTCCAACAACCTCACCAGTCCACCACCGCCGCTTCCTCGCACCCGACACCGCtgcccccctcctcctcctcctcgtcgtcgtcctcgcgcCATCCTCCAAGGCGGCTGAAACCCCCATCTCGTTCTCCTTCCCATCTTTCTCCCTCCGCAACCTCACCCTCCTCGGCGGGGCCTCGCTCCGCGCCGACTCCGTCTCGCTCCCGCCGCCTTCCTCCCATGCGCTCTTCCCGCTCCCGCTCCCGTTCCCACCCAATGCCTCCTTCTCCACCTCCTTGCTCTTCGCCGCGCCCACCTCCACGCACCCCGCTTCGCGCCTGTCCTTCCTCCTCATCCCGGACCCGCTCACGGTcggcgccacggccaaaaaccgGTCCCTACCGCTCGAGATCACCCTGGACGCGTCCAAGGGCCTCGTCTCCGCGTACTCCGCCGGTTTGAGACTTGCCGGGAACTCCACCGGCGCTGTGGGTCTTCGGAACGGCAACGGGGTCGGTTCCTGGGTCATCTACGACGCGCGCCGGGCGCGCCTCGAGGTATTCCTCAGCCACGCGAGCGTGCAGCCTCGGACTCCAGCTCTGTCCTCAGACGCCGCGGGCCTTGGCGTCCGCTTCTCCGAGTTCATGTTCGTCGGCCTCGAGGTGTCGTCGGACAACGCGAGCAGCGGCGACGGCGGCTTCGTCGTCGAGAGCTGGACCTTCCTCACTGCCGGGATGCCGCCTGTCGACACGGGCACGGCATCCCGGCCCGCGCACAGCATGTCCGACAGCGTCCCCAGCACGCCCGCGACGCCTGGGGTAACCAGCCTGAACCTGAAGGGTGGACGAGGGCGCCGCAGGAAACTAGTATTGGGGCTTGCTGTCCCCTTGCCCATTGCGTTCCTTGGTGCACTCATGGTGTTTGTGGTAATGTATCTGAAGAAATGGAGGTGGAGTACTGTAGTGGTTAACAAGGGAAATGGAGCAAAGATAACAGGTAAACCGAGGCAGTTCATGTACCAAGATCTCTTCTCGGCTACAAATGGATTCGATCCCTCTATGGTGGTCGGCTGCGGTGGTTTCGGTACAGTGTACAAGGCAGTGTGCCCACACTCTGGGGTCACGTACGCGGTCAAGAGATCGAAGCAATCCAGAGAGAGCTACAATGAGTTCAGTGCCGAGCTTACCATTATTGCTGACCTGAAGCACCCCAATCTGGTTCAGCTCCAAGGGTGGTGTACAGAAAGGGACGAGCTGCTGCTTGTCTATGAGTTTATGTCCAACGGCAGCCTAGATGAGGCTCTCCATCCTTGTTCAGGTACGGAGCTTTATGTCACCCTCGACTGGTCTCAGCGGTACAACATTGCTGTTGGCATTGCTTCTGCGGTGGCATACCTACATGAAGAACATGACAAGCAGGTGATCCACAGGGATATAAAGTGCAGTAACATACTTCTTGACTCGTGTTTTAGTCCGAGACTGGGAGATTTTGGGCTTGCAAGGTTAAAGGATCATGACACGAGTCCTCGGTCGACCCTGGCAGCAGGGACTCTTGGTTACCTTGCACCTGAGTATCTCCAGATGGGTAAAGCTACAGAAAAGAGCGATGTCTACAGCTATGGGGTTGTGCTACTTGAGATCTGCACAGGCAAGCGGCCAATAGAGAGAGAAGCACCCAGCAGTATGAACATGTTGAATATTGTTGATTGGGTTTGGAATTTGCACTCAGAAGTCAAGCTTCTGGATGCTGCGGATCCATATCTTAGTGGACAGTATGACAATGAGCAAATGATGAGGCTACTTCTTCTAGGTTTGAGCTGTGTGAATCCGTTCTCAGAAGAGAGACCTGTCATGAGGACAGTCCTAGGCATACTGAAGGGCAAGAATGAGTTACTTCCTGTTCCAAGAAAGAAGCCGCTTCTTGTGTTTGTTTCAAATGTGCCTGTTGACCTTGAGAGAGTAGTTTCAGAGCGCAATCAGAGTACAGTTTCAAGTGATCTGTATGAACTGAAAATTGACCTAAACTAG
- the LOC8086319 gene encoding neutral/alkaline invertase 1, mitochondrial, translating into MSGQTPMGLAAAAAAAVRPCRRRLLSSASAASASKTAAGTATRLFPRLPHPHHPPYGRRLPFLVSAASQSQASQTGPATPVPVPVASDPRAAVSGNLPFFDRVLFPDSFPLDTPPAKEEDDAAAVQADEAVEPPAPLREETETEREAWRLLRRAVVSYCGEPVGTVAAEDPECTETLNYDQVFIRDFVPSALAFLMRGETEIVRNFLLHTLQLQSWEKTVDCYSPGQGLMPASFKIRTVPLDENNEGFEEVLDPDFGEAAIGRVAPVDSGLWWIILLRAYCKITGDNALLERVDVQTGIQLILSLCLADGFDMFPTLLVTDGSCMIDRRMGIHGHPLEIQALFYSALRCSREMLVMNNGSKNLIRAINNRLSALSFHIREYYWVDMKKINEIYRYKTEEYSHDATNKFNIYPEQIPSWLVDWIPEKGGYLIGNLQPAHMDFRFFSLGNLWAIASSLTTPKQAEGILSLIDEKWDDLVANMPLKICYPAMEDDEWRIITGSDPKNTPWSYHNGGSWPTLLWQFTLACIKMGRPELARRAIAVAEERLSDDKWPEYYDTRSGRFIGKQSRSYQTWTIAGFLTSKMLLENPELASILTCDEDLELLEGCACCLSTKRTRCSRRAAKSHIG; encoded by the exons ATGAGTGGTCAAACCCCGATGGGGCtcgccgccgcagcagccgcAGCAGTGAGGCCGTGCCGCCGACGCCTCCTCTCGTCCGCCTCCGCAGCCTCGGCGTCAAAGACGGCGGCGGGCACCGCGACCCGGCTCTTCCCCAGGTTGCCCCACCCGCACCACCCGCCGTACGGCCGGCGCCTCCCCTTCCTCGTCTCCGCGGCGTCGCAGTCGCAGGCCTCGCAGACCGGCCCGGCCACCCCTGTACCGGTCCCCGTCGCCTCCGACCCCCGCGCCGCCGTTTCCGGCAACCTCCCTTTCTTCGACCGCGTCCTCTTCCCGGACTCGTTCCCGCTTGATACCCCGCCTGccaaggaggaggacgacgcggCGGCGGTGCAGGCCGATGAGGCGGTGGAGCCGCCCGCGCCCTTGAGGgaggagacggagacggagaggGAGGCGTGGAGGCTGCTACGGCGGGCGGTCGTCAGCTACTGCGGCGAGCCTGTGGGGACGGTTGCGGCGGAGGACCCCGAGTGCACGGAGACGCTCAACTACGACCAGGTcttcatcagggacttcgtgcCCTCCGCTCTCGCCTTCCTCATGCGCGGCGAGACCGAGATCGTCCGCAACTTCCTCCTCCACACCCTCCAGCTTCAG AGCTGGGAGAAAACTGTTGATTGTTACAGCCCTGGGCAAGGATTGATGCCAGCTAGCTTCAAGATTAGGACcgtaccacttgatgagaacaatgAAGGATTTGAGGAGGTCTTGGACCCTGACTTCGGTGAGGCAGCCATTGGCCGTGTAGCTCCGGTGGATTCTG GACTGTGGTGGATTATTTTGTTGAGAGCTTACTGCAAGATTACAGGAGACAATGCTTTGCTAGAAAGAGTTGATGTGCAGACAGGAATTCAATTGATACTGAGTTTGTGTTTGGCTGATGGGTTTGACATGTTCCCAACGTTACTAGTTACAGATGGATCATGCATGATAGACAGGAGGATGGGAATACATGGGCATCCTCTTGAAATCCAA GCTTTGTTCTACTCTGCTTTACGATGCTCACGAGAAATGCTTGTTATGAACAATGGATCGAAAAACCTCATTCGTGCCATTAACAACAGGCTCAGTGCATTGTCCTTTCACATCAGAGAATATTACTGGGTTGACATGAAGAAGATAAATGAGATATACAGATACAAGACAGAAGAATACTCCCATGATGCCACTAACAAATTCAACATTTACCCTGAGCAAatcccttcctggcttgttgaCTGGATTCCTGAGAAAGGAGGTTACCTTATAGGGAATCTGCAGCCAGCTCACATGGATTTTAGGTTCTTCTCTCTTGGCAACCTTTGGGCCATAGCTTCGTCTCTAACTACTCCAAAACAAGCTGAGGGAATTCTTAGCCTTATTGATGAAAAATGGGATGATCTTGTAGCAAACATGCCCCTCAAGATATGCTATCCTGCAATGGAAGATGATGAATGGCGCATTATTACTGGCAGTGATCCTAAGAATAC CCCATGGTCATATCATAATGGTGGATCTTGGCCAACCCTATTGTGGCAG TTCACGTTGGCGTGCATAAAAATGGGTAGACCAGAATTGGCCCGGAGAGCCATTGCAGTGGCCGAGGAGAGACTCTCAGATGACAAGTGGCCAGAATACTACGACACCCGATCTGGGAGGTTCATTGGGAAGCAATCCCGATCTTACCAGACATGGACTATTGCTGGTTTTCTGACCTCAAAAATGTTGCTGGAGAACCCAGAGCTGGCTTCAATTCTGACCTGTGATGAGGACCTTGAGCTGCTCGAAGGCTGCGCTTGCTGCCTGTCCACGAAGAGGACCAGGTGCTCACGCCGGGCAGCCAAGTCACATATTGGGTGA
- the LOC8086318 gene encoding Golgi apparatus membrane protein-like protein ECHIDNA has protein sequence MSTQQEVTENYANPKTCFFHVLFKASALAFYILSTLFVNNFVIIFVITVLLAALDFWVVKNVSGRILVGLRWWNEINDEGESVWKFECLDGESLARMNKKDSWLFWWTLYLTAAAWIILGIFSLIRLQADYLLVVGVCLSLSIANIIGFTKCNKDAKKNIQDWTRNALLSGSVRSHLQSAFGV, from the exons ATGAGCACCCAACAG GAGGTTACTGAGAACTATGCAAATCCTAAGACATGCTTCTTCCACGTGCTCTTCAAG GCATCGGCATTGGCGTTCTACATACTGTCCACACTGTTCGTGAACAACTTCGTCATCATCTTTGTCATCACTGTGCTCCTCGCAGCACTTGACTTCTGGGTCGTCAAGAATGTCAGCGGAAGGATACTGGTTGGGTTACGGTGGTGGAATGAGATTAATGACGAGGGAGAGAGTGTTTGGAAGTTTGAGTGCCTTGATGGAGAG TCACTGGCTAGGATGAACAAGAAGGACTCATGGCTGTTCTGGTGGACTCTATATTTGACT GCTGCTGCATGGATTATACTTGGGATATTCTCGCTCATCAGACTTCAAGCTGATTACCTTCTTGTTGTTGGAGTTTGCTTGAGCCTCAGCATCGCAAATATTATTGGGTTCACCAAATGCAACAAAG ATGCCAAGAAGAACATCCAGGATTGGACAAGGAATGCCCTTCTATCAGGGAGCGTCAGGTCGCATCTGCAGTCAGCATTCGGTGTCTGA